From Drosophila suzukii chromosome 2R, CBGP_Dsuzu_IsoJpt1.0, whole genome shotgun sequence, a single genomic window includes:
- the rdgBbeta gene encoding cytoplasmic phosphatidylinositol transfer protein 1: protein MVLTKEYRVCMPLTVEEYKIGQLYMIARHSLEQSEEGEGVEVVENKPCEDPVHGKGQYTEKHIHLSSRLPYWIQAICPRVFYVIEKSWNYYPYTLTEYTCSFIPKLNVLIKTKYEDNNGSTENCLDLTEEELKVRTVDHLDIAFDEVSAKHYKKEEDPKFYKSEKTNRGPLIEGWRETDKPIMCSYKVVHASFEVWGLQTKVEDFIQRGIREILLLGHRQAFAWLDEWHGMTLEDVRAYERQKQAETNEKIHNTSGGANEAAGDAATQAGDID, encoded by the exons ATGGTGCTGACCAAGGAATACCGTGTGTGCATGCCGCTCACCGTGGAGGAG TACAAAATCGGACAGCTTTATATGATAGCGCGCCACAGTCTGGAACAGTCGGAGGAGGGCGAGGGCGTCGAGGTGGTGGAGAACAAACCTTGCGAGGATCCCGTCCACGGCAAGGGTCAGTACACGGAGAAGCACATCCACTTGTCCAG CCGACTGCCCTACTGGATACAGGCCATCTGCCCGCGCGTCTTCTATGTGATAGAGAAATCCTGGAACTACTATCCCTACACGCTAACAG AATACACG TGTTCCTTCATACCCAAGTTAAATGTCCTCATCAAAACCAAGTACGAGGACAATAATGGCAGCACAGAAAAC TGTTTGGATCTTACGGAAGAAGAGCTGAAAGTTCGAACTGTGGATCATTTGGATATAGCTTTCGATGAAGTCAGTGCCAAGCATTATAAGAAGGAGGAGGACCCCAAGTTCTACAAATCTGAAAAGACAA ATCGCGGACCACTGATTGAGGGATGGCGAGAGACGGACAAGCCCATCATGTGCTCTTATAAGGTGGTCCATGCCAGCTTCGAAGTCTGGGGCCTGCAGACCAAAGTGGAGGACTTTATTCAGCGCGGGATTAGGGAGATCCTCCTGCTGGGCCACCGGCAGGCTTTTGCTTGGCTGGACGAATGGCACGGCATGACCCTCGAGGATGTTCGCGCCTATGAGCGCCAAAAACAGGCCGAGACCAATGAGAAAATCCACAATACCAGTGGTGGTGCAAACGAGGCGGCGGGCGATGCTGCCACCCAAGCTGGCGATATTGATTGA
- the LOC108009370 gene encoding protein FAM13A isoform X2 produces the protein MRHPTTGLNEDDLSRLTGSSSSTASCGSAASSSSSSSSSSSSKPADRHEVVRSPEKPTPAGTDKSHLNSGFTSTYLPEIIHPALEWQKSSRKRKERLDSSSAFGQDRKLQRSNSEELLTEPAAIVSPTAQAQAANLLEAQCEVIRRVSSEDFKRTASYANYRQEFEREQEESSELGENNASLANLPTGEAAKERPRLETSPARQAIKEASDDSECEHERRRSSERFCKSRQPPVRKSGVAKKGGSGGGSGSKYLPSRRDEQSAYKYDLSALKYERRGFISSRKQQSQQAMQSAADHNDNNLIDFHQQQKELQSKRSASISPTPTTSSSAGSDDSTPTSNAPAPVKAKPQRQQQSLDLTSAQESLPWERGDEPAPILSRRYAHSRPHIGGNLDAAAQLAKAMPYPQQMPKQAATVQLHADTSDMDCCLEPMDAVRAFSSLENMRTRDVMQQVLPAMMVAFQSPEERLKAINRRVTVLKKKLVQLEESLEQRLGYRPSQAERLNDKYMKNALAELSKLRKERHELKTDPIAALGLKVGSGGGGGVGGIGGQEVAKKLERMKATLAEIEQNLNEKRVNGRRSEQLEELNADQLVQEKSAVQHGLLYFESLYGHPITKEERDAARPLYDRYRLLKRLVSRTVMFGAGTGVPELPTILEHEAMVFEATSTPLQYSSNNSTETTNSPSDSNAPNTLTQNASSDESTTTTTLTGPAAGVASANQDSQAASENISALSVDQLWEQLDRARDEKSLLKATIREYESLFEEQNGRKMLKQDRRSLETETYAQYKEKKAKVRLLQALIKKHIGH, from the exons ATGCGCCATCCCACAACTGGGCTGAACGAAGACGACCTGAGTCGTCTCACTGGTTCATCATCGTCGACGGCTTCGTGCGGCAGCGCAGCCTCCTCCTCATCATCGTCCTCATCCTCGTCGTCCTCGAAACCCGCTGACCGGCATGAGGTGGTCCGCAGTCCGGAGAAGCCAACGCCGGCGGGCACGGACAAGAGCCACCTGAATAGCGGCTTCACCTCCACCTATCTGCCGGAGATCATACATCCGGCTTTGGAATGGCAGAAGTCGTCGCGCAAGCGCAAGGAGCGCTTGGACAGCAGCTCGGCCTTTGGCCAGGATCGCAAACTGCAGCGCAGCAACAGCGAGGAGCTGCTCACCGAACCGGCAGCCATCGTCTCACCCACGGCCCAGGCACAGGCTGCCAATCTCCTGGAGGCCCAATGTGAGGTTATCCGCCGGGTTTCCTCTGAGGATTTCAAGCGGACAGCCAGCTATGCCAACTATCGCCAAGAGTTCGAAAGGGAGCAGGAGGAATCCTCCGAGCTGGGCGAGAACAATGCCTCGTTGGCCAATTTACCAACAGGAGAGGCGGCCAAGGAGCGTCCTCGCCTAGAGACAAGTCCTGCTCGCCAGGCAATCAAAGAAGCTAGCGATGACTCCGAGTGTGAGCACGAACGGCGTCGCAGCAGCGAGCGTTTCTGCAAATCCCGTCAGCCGCCGGTTCGCAAGTCTGGAGTGGCCAAAAAGGGCGGCAGCGGCGGAGGCAGTGGCTCCAAGTATCTACCCTCCCGGCGGGATGAGCAGAGTGCGTACAAGTACGATCTGTCGGCTTTGAAGTACGAACGCCGAGGTTTCATCAGCAGCAGGAAACAGCAGAGTCAGCAGGCGATGCAATCTGCTGCCGATCACAACGACAACAACCTAATAGACTTCCATCAGCAGCAGAAGGAGCTGCAGTCGAAGAGGAGTGCCAGTATTTCACCCACACCCACCACCAGTTCCTCGGCGGGCAGCGATGACAGCACCCCCACTTCCAATGCCCCGGCTCCGGTTAAGGCCAAACCCCAGAGGCAGCAGCAGAGTCTGGATCTCACCTCCGCCCAGGAGTCACTGCCCTGGGAGCGCGGAGATGAGCCGGCTCCCATTTTGAGCAGGAGATATGCCCACTCGCGACCACATATCGGTGGCAATCTGGATGCAGCCGCTCAACTGGCCAAGGCCATGCCATATCCGCAGCAGATGCCCAAACAGGCGGCCACCGTGCAACTACATGCGGACACCAGCGATATGGACTGCTGCTTGGAGCCCATGGATGCGGTGAGGGCCTTCAGTTCGCTGGAGAATATGCGCACTCGCGATGTTATGCAACAGGTGCTGCCCGCCATGATGGTGGCCTTTCAATCGCCCGAGGAGCGCCTGAAGGCCATCAATCGCCGGGTCACGGTGCTGAAGAAGAAACTAGTCCAGCTGGAGGAGTCACTGGAGCAGAGATTGGGCTACAGGCCATCGCAGGCGGAGCGACTGAACGACAAGTACATGAAGAATGCCCTGGCGGAGTTGAGCAAGCTGCGCAAGGAACGGCACGAGCTCAAGACTGATCCCATCGCAGCTCTGGGCCTGAAGGTGGGCAGcggtggcggcggcggcgtTGGAGGCATCGGTGGCCAGGAAGTGGCCAAGAAGCTGGAGCGCATGAAGGCCACACTCGCTGAAATCGAACAG AATCTTAACGAGAAGCGCGTAAATGGCCGCCGTTCCGAGCAGTTGGAGGAGCTGAATGCCGACCAACTGGTGCAGGAGAAGAGTGCCGTGCAGCATGGACTGCTGTACTTCGAGAGCCTCTATGGACATCCCATCACCAAGGAGGAGCGCGATGCCGCCAGGCCGCTCTACGATCGCTACAGGCTGCTGAAGCGTCTGGTCTCCCGCACCGTGATGTTTGGAGCGGGCACTGGAGTACCCGAGTTGCCCACCATCCTGGAGCACGAGGCCATGGTGTTCGAGGCCACTTCCACACCGCTGCAGTATTCATCGAACAATAGCACCGAGACCACCAACTCGCCCAGCGACTCGAATGCCCCGAATACTCTCACCCAGAATGCTTCCTCCGATGAGTCGACGACCACCACCACGTTGACGGGTCCGGCGGCTGGAGTGGCGTCTGCCAATCAGGACAGCCAGGCGGCCAGCGAGAACATTTCCGCACTGAGTGTGGACCAGCTGTGGGAGCAGCTAGATCGAGCTCGCGATGAGAAATCCCTGCTGAAGGCCACCATCCGCGAGTACGAATCCTTGTTTGAAGAGCAGAATGGACGCAAGATGCTCAAGCAGGATCGCCGCTCGCTGGAGACCGAAACCTACGCCCAGTACAAGGAGAAGAAGGCAAAGGTCCGTCTGCTGCAGGCCCTGATCAAGAAGCACATTGGGCATTAA
- the LOC108009370 gene encoding protein FAM13A isoform X1: protein MTPRIITYILCGMRHPTTGLNEDDLSRLTGSSSSTASCGSAASSSSSSSSSSSSKPADRHEVVRSPEKPTPAGTDKSHLNSGFTSTYLPEIIHPALEWQKSSRKRKERLDSSSAFGQDRKLQRSNSEELLTEPAAIVSPTAQAQAANLLEAQCEVIRRVSSEDFKRTASYANYRQEFEREQEESSELGENNASLANLPTGEAAKERPRLETSPARQAIKEASDDSECEHERRRSSERFCKSRQPPVRKSGVAKKGGSGGGSGSKYLPSRRDEQSAYKYDLSALKYERRGFISSRKQQSQQAMQSAADHNDNNLIDFHQQQKELQSKRSASISPTPTTSSSAGSDDSTPTSNAPAPVKAKPQRQQQSLDLTSAQESLPWERGDEPAPILSRRYAHSRPHIGGNLDAAAQLAKAMPYPQQMPKQAATVQLHADTSDMDCCLEPMDAVRAFSSLENMRTRDVMQQVLPAMMVAFQSPEERLKAINRRVTVLKKKLVQLEESLEQRLGYRPSQAERLNDKYMKNALAELSKLRKERHELKTDPIAALGLKVGSGGGGGVGGIGGQEVAKKLERMKATLAEIEQNLNEKRVNGRRSEQLEELNADQLVQEKSAVQHGLLYFESLYGHPITKEERDAARPLYDRYRLLKRLVSRTVMFGAGTGVPELPTILEHEAMVFEATSTPLQYSSNNSTETTNSPSDSNAPNTLTQNASSDESTTTTTLTGPAAGVASANQDSQAASENISALSVDQLWEQLDRARDEKSLLKATIREYESLFEEQNGRKMLKQDRRSLETETYAQYKEKKAKVRLLQALIKKHIGH from the exons ATGACGCCCAGGATTATTACATACATTTTG tgcggCATGCGCCATCCCACAACTGGGCTGAACGAAGACGACCTGAGTCGTCTCACTGGTTCATCATCGTCGACGGCTTCGTGCGGCAGCGCAGCCTCCTCCTCATCATCGTCCTCATCCTCGTCGTCCTCGAAACCCGCTGACCGGCATGAGGTGGTCCGCAGTCCGGAGAAGCCAACGCCGGCGGGCACGGACAAGAGCCACCTGAATAGCGGCTTCACCTCCACCTATCTGCCGGAGATCATACATCCGGCTTTGGAATGGCAGAAGTCGTCGCGCAAGCGCAAGGAGCGCTTGGACAGCAGCTCGGCCTTTGGCCAGGATCGCAAACTGCAGCGCAGCAACAGCGAGGAGCTGCTCACCGAACCGGCAGCCATCGTCTCACCCACGGCCCAGGCACAGGCTGCCAATCTCCTGGAGGCCCAATGTGAGGTTATCCGCCGGGTTTCCTCTGAGGATTTCAAGCGGACAGCCAGCTATGCCAACTATCGCCAAGAGTTCGAAAGGGAGCAGGAGGAATCCTCCGAGCTGGGCGAGAACAATGCCTCGTTGGCCAATTTACCAACAGGAGAGGCGGCCAAGGAGCGTCCTCGCCTAGAGACAAGTCCTGCTCGCCAGGCAATCAAAGAAGCTAGCGATGACTCCGAGTGTGAGCACGAACGGCGTCGCAGCAGCGAGCGTTTCTGCAAATCCCGTCAGCCGCCGGTTCGCAAGTCTGGAGTGGCCAAAAAGGGCGGCAGCGGCGGAGGCAGTGGCTCCAAGTATCTACCCTCCCGGCGGGATGAGCAGAGTGCGTACAAGTACGATCTGTCGGCTTTGAAGTACGAACGCCGAGGTTTCATCAGCAGCAGGAAACAGCAGAGTCAGCAGGCGATGCAATCTGCTGCCGATCACAACGACAACAACCTAATAGACTTCCATCAGCAGCAGAAGGAGCTGCAGTCGAAGAGGAGTGCCAGTATTTCACCCACACCCACCACCAGTTCCTCGGCGGGCAGCGATGACAGCACCCCCACTTCCAATGCCCCGGCTCCGGTTAAGGCCAAACCCCAGAGGCAGCAGCAGAGTCTGGATCTCACCTCCGCCCAGGAGTCACTGCCCTGGGAGCGCGGAGATGAGCCGGCTCCCATTTTGAGCAGGAGATATGCCCACTCGCGACCACATATCGGTGGCAATCTGGATGCAGCCGCTCAACTGGCCAAGGCCATGCCATATCCGCAGCAGATGCCCAAACAGGCGGCCACCGTGCAACTACATGCGGACACCAGCGATATGGACTGCTGCTTGGAGCCCATGGATGCGGTGAGGGCCTTCAGTTCGCTGGAGAATATGCGCACTCGCGATGTTATGCAACAGGTGCTGCCCGCCATGATGGTGGCCTTTCAATCGCCCGAGGAGCGCCTGAAGGCCATCAATCGCCGGGTCACGGTGCTGAAGAAGAAACTAGTCCAGCTGGAGGAGTCACTGGAGCAGAGATTGGGCTACAGGCCATCGCAGGCGGAGCGACTGAACGACAAGTACATGAAGAATGCCCTGGCGGAGTTGAGCAAGCTGCGCAAGGAACGGCACGAGCTCAAGACTGATCCCATCGCAGCTCTGGGCCTGAAGGTGGGCAGcggtggcggcggcggcgtTGGAGGCATCGGTGGCCAGGAAGTGGCCAAGAAGCTGGAGCGCATGAAGGCCACACTCGCTGAAATCGAACAG AATCTTAACGAGAAGCGCGTAAATGGCCGCCGTTCCGAGCAGTTGGAGGAGCTGAATGCCGACCAACTGGTGCAGGAGAAGAGTGCCGTGCAGCATGGACTGCTGTACTTCGAGAGCCTCTATGGACATCCCATCACCAAGGAGGAGCGCGATGCCGCCAGGCCGCTCTACGATCGCTACAGGCTGCTGAAGCGTCTGGTCTCCCGCACCGTGATGTTTGGAGCGGGCACTGGAGTACCCGAGTTGCCCACCATCCTGGAGCACGAGGCCATGGTGTTCGAGGCCACTTCCACACCGCTGCAGTATTCATCGAACAATAGCACCGAGACCACCAACTCGCCCAGCGACTCGAATGCCCCGAATACTCTCACCCAGAATGCTTCCTCCGATGAGTCGACGACCACCACCACGTTGACGGGTCCGGCGGCTGGAGTGGCGTCTGCCAATCAGGACAGCCAGGCGGCCAGCGAGAACATTTCCGCACTGAGTGTGGACCAGCTGTGGGAGCAGCTAGATCGAGCTCGCGATGAGAAATCCCTGCTGAAGGCCACCATCCGCGAGTACGAATCCTTGTTTGAAGAGCAGAATGGACGCAAGATGCTCAAGCAGGATCGCCGCTCGCTGGAGACCGAAACCTACGCCCAGTACAAGGAGAAGAAGGCAAAGGTCCGTCTGCTGCAGGCCCTGATCAAGAAGCACATTGGGCATTAA